In Ascaphus truei isolate aAscTru1 chromosome 7, aAscTru1.hap1, whole genome shotgun sequence, one genomic interval encodes:
- the LOC142499963 gene encoding olfactory receptor 12D1-like, translating to MDEGNQTSVTEFILLGITNLPQIQNFLFITFLLFYLFTLLGNLSIVTVVITDQRLHTPMYFLLGNLSFLDFFYSSTTVPKTLSGLLMEDKRISFQSCIAQLHVFHFLGSTEALLITSMSYDRYIAICYPLRHHVLMAKSVCIRLASSSWIIGFVYSLSHTILTSKLPFCKLNKVSHFFCDIKPLIKLACADTHLNESLVSIVTGFVALSTFLLIVISYVFIGTHLLNIRSSQGRRKAFSTCTSHVTVVLLYYGTGFCTYLGPATQDSLFTFFKEYQHNNPKFYSHSDGKTQEGDILS from the exons ATGGACGAGGGTAATCAGACATCAGTAACAGAATTCATTCTTTTAGGAATCACCAACCTCCCTCAGATACAGAACTTCCTCTTCATCACATTCCTCTTGTTCTACCTGTTCACCTTGTTAGGGAACCTCAGCATCGTGACTGTGGTGATTACTGATCAGCGCCTGCacacccccatgtatttcttgTTGGGTAATCTTTCCTTCTTGGACTTCTTTTACTCATCAACCACAGTCCCCAAGACGCTGTCTGGTTTATTAATGGAAGACAAGAGAATATCCTTCCAGAGCTGCATTGCCCAGCTCCATGTATTTCACTTCTTGGGAAGCACAGAGGCTCTGCTTATCACCTCCATGTCTTATGATAGGTACATTGCTATTTGTTACCCATTGCGACATCATGTTCTCATGGCAAAGAGCGTTTGTATCCGGTTGGCTTCTAGCAGCTGGATCATTGGCTTTGTCTATTCATTGTCACACACTATTTTAACATCCAAGTTGCCTTTCTGCAAGTTGAACAAAGTCAGTCATTTCTTTTGTGATATTAAACCCCTTATAAAACTGGCCTGTGCTGACACCCATCTTAATGAAAGTCTGGTGTCCATTGTCACTGGCTTTGTTGCTCTCAGCACGTTTCTGCTTATTGTCATCTCCTACGTCTTCATCGGCACCCACCTCCTAAACATCCGCTCCTCCCAAGGAAGACGCAAAGCTTTCTCCACCTGCACTTCCCACGTGACAGTAGTCCTGTTATACTATGGAACCGGCTTCTGCACATACCTAGGACCAGCTACACAAGATTCACTTTTCACGTTTTTCAAAGAATACCAGCATAATAA CCCAAAGTTCTACAGCCACTCTGATGGGAAAACTCAGGAAGGCGATATCCTTAGTTAA
- the LOC142499964 gene encoding olfactory receptor 12D1-like, which produces MEEGNWTSVTELILMGLTNLPWLQIFLFVSFLFFYILNILGNLIIMILVIRDHGLHTPMYFFLGNLSFLDMFFSSVTVPKMLVGFWGENAISLMGCIAQLHFFHFLGCTEGVLLAAMAYDRYVAICQPLRYNAIMDKTVCIQMVFISWATGLIYSTIHSVMTSQLPFCKFNRVKHFFCDVKPVIKLACTDTHLNEVLLISVSGFLSMSTFFLTVISYCYISTHLFKIPSSQGRRKAFSTCSSHLIIVIMFYGTAMGTYLRPTSENSLEQDSVAAILFTIITPALNPVIYTLRNEEVKKSLRKLIRSTNTGRIPAQ; this is translated from the coding sequence ATGGAAGAGGGAAATTGGACATCAGTAACTGAGCTCATCCTAATGGGACTCACCAACCTGCCATGGCTTCAGATATTTCTCTTTGTCTCCTTCTTGTTCTTCTACATTCTTAACATCTTGGGGAATCTCATCATCATGATACTGGTCATCAGGGACCATGGACTTCACACCCCAATGTACTTTTTTCTGGGTAACCTCTCCTTTTTGGATATGTTCTTTTCCTCTGTCACTGTGCCCAAGATGCTGGTTGGGTTTTGGGGGGAGAATGCAATTTCCTTAATGGGCTGCATTGCCCAGCTGCATTTCTTTCACTTCTTGGGCTGCACAGAAGGTGTTTTACTTGCTGCCATGGCGTACGATCGATACGTTGCCATATGCCAACCATTACGATACAATGCCATCATGGATAAGACTGTGTGCATCCAGATGGTATTCATTTCATGGGCCACTGGTCTTATCTACTCAACTATCCACTCAGTTATGACCTCACAGCTGCCCTTCTGCAAGTTTAACAGGGTCAAGCACTTCTTCTGCGATGTTAAACCAGTCATAAAACTTGCATGTACTGATACCCACCTCAATGAAGTCTTGCTGATCTCTGTCAGTGGCTTTTTAAGCATGAGCACCTTTTTCCTCACCGTTATATCATACTGTTACATCAGCACTCACCTCTTTAAGATACCCTCCTCTCAGGGAAGGCGTAAAGCTTTCTCAACCTGCTCCTCACACCTGATTATTGTCATCATGTTTTATGGGACAGCAATGGGCACTTACCTGAGACCCACTTCAGAAAACTCACTAGAGCAAGATAGTGTGGCTGCCATATTGTTTACAATTATTACCCCAGCTCTGAACCCTGTTATTTATACGTTACGGAATGAAGAGGTGAAGAAATCTCTAAGAAAACTCATCAGAAGCACAAATACTGGGAGAATTCCTGCACAATAA